The nucleotide window GTCCTGCTTTAAATCTATGGTGACTGCTGGTAAGATTTATAGAGGACCACTGGTTATGTTCTCTATATCTACTTATTGTACTTATTGTTTAAGAAGACATTAGGGCTGCATgatattgaagaaaaatacaATTTGTGATAAGTAATGAGATGATATTCCATACAATGATGTGTAGAATCAATTGTAGTATCACAATGTATTTAAAACTAACAAACTGTATACATGTTTCAATTTCTTTCTGAAAAATAAAGCATAATCTATTTCACGCCAGTCTCTTCTATCTGCATTGAccaaaaaaatttgaatatacattacttttaaatcattcagttatCGTAAACCATTGCAATATACTTGTTGCGATATGCACAGAAACCCTTTTTACCATCAACCAGATGCAATGCTTCAAATATTAATTGTATCAAATGTGCTTTAAATTGTCCAAGGTTTTGAACCCGTGGTAATTGAGAATATTCTGGAAGGAGATGAACTAAGAACAAACCTGCAAGAACTTGAGAGGAAGATTGAGGAGTTGGGTGCCAAAAACATCCTGTGTGTCCATTCCACAACATCCTGTTTTGCACCACGTGTTCCTGACAGGCAGGTCAAAATTATACGATTACTTTACTAAAACATGTACTTTACTTAGCCATGTAGAAGTGCATGCACCAAGTCTAAACCCAAAACTTCAAATGTAGACCTTCCAGCCCCATCCGTGAAACACAAAATGAGATCTTGGAAAGAGTTTTCCAGAGCCTTTCATCTTCTTTCTTGTGTTTCTTGAAAGAAAATAATACATGTTTGAAATGACATGAAGAATACATATTTgtgtgaactatttctttacaGTAGTTCAGATGATATTTTGGGTccattaatttattcatttttttccaGACTAGAGGAACTTGCTGTTCTGTGTGCCAAGCATGATATCCCTCACATAGTCAACAATGCCTATGGCGTGCAGTCATCTAAATGTATGCACCTTATTCAACAGGTAATATTTTGCCTCaatcttttttatattttacaataatCTTACATTTAGTACAGTGgatcattcatttattttgtttgtttgattattGACTTTCTCGATGAAATTGACTTGTTGGCTTATGTGGTGCCTTTACAGGGAGCCCGTGTAGGAAGAATTGATGCCTTTGTCCAAAGTCTTGATAAAAACTTTATGGTCCCAGTTGGTGGTGCTATCATTGCTGGTTTTGATGAGGCCTTCATAAAGGAAATCAGTCAAATGTACCCTGGTATGTGCACCATTTAATAAACCTCCAAGATGCCATATATAATCTGTATGGATTTTTCAGTCTATATGCATTGTGCAGTCTATATGCATCTATATATGAGGtctatacactgcaaaaatgactttcttgctaaggatttttgtcttgttttcagtaaaattatctaacaattcttaaattaaattaagattaattacattttcttgaaaagcaaaatgacctaggaaaataagtctagtttttatacaaaaatataaactttaaatataacTTTTAAATTACTGCTTAAAACAAGCGAAAAAAGTTTCTTGAAAAAGTtcacttttttcataaacacttaaaggaatagtctagccttttgccatattaaactgtgttattacctcaacttagacgaattaatacaaatctatcttttttcaatgcgtgcactgtacagcgcgtcgtgaatgtgttagcctttagcctagacccattaaTTCCTATGGTatcaaacagggaagccaccaaacacttccgtgttttccctgttacatgaggagttataccagtaagtatggtgccacaaaataaaactattttttagtaccataggaatgaatggggctaggctaaatgctaacaccttcacaacgcgctgtacagtgcacgcattgaagaaattttttttgtctaaaaactagaattattttcctaggtcattttgcttatcaagaaaatacatcttaatttaagaatttttagatattttactggaAAAAAAATGCTTCGTAAGAAAGGCATTTAGAAGAGTTATAATCGATGAAACTAGtgcattattattttatttaaattactaaAATTTCAGCTGTTGATCTTTAAGGTGGCTGAATATTATTTATACAAAATCTTTCCCTAGTACAGTCCATATGATAATATTCCATCATTTATTTGCACTACAGCATTGCTCTCTGTTGGCACCCACATATCCCTCCCTTATTTCTGCACTGCAGAGGAATCCCCAACACTCGTGTATTGATCATCACCGTGTACTAGAGTGAGTTAGTCAGGGGAAGCAAGTTAGTAGTTTTATCTCCAGCTCTGCAGGGCTTGTTTTCAATGCTTTATGGTGACACCAGTACTAGATTATTCATTCATGTACTTTATATATCCATAAAAATACCATATGAATCTTTTAAATTCTAGTACTTTATTTTAGGCAAATCCCATCACAATCCATATTTTCTTCTCTATAAATGAAGTGCTtaagtgtttaatttattaaagtGCCAAGTGCTTACATTTATATTCATGCATTTGTCAGACGCTTTAATGCCAAGTGACTTGcaatgcattacaaggtatacattttttatcagtttctgtgttccctgggttcgaactcatgaccttttgcgttgctaatgcaatgctctaccactgagcacTGACATCAAAAATGCTTTGCTTTCTCCAGGTCGAGCTTCGGCCTCTCCATCTCTAGACGTCCTCATTACTCTGCTTTCTCTCGGGGCCAGCGGCTACAAGAAACTCCTGTCTGAGAGGAAGGTGAGAGCCCACAGAGCTACAAAGCTAAATTTGtcaccctgtctgtgaaaaccaggctaaagtctcaaagtCATATCCAGGGAGATATAAACTTTAAAGTTTTATTCAACCATTAGTTTCACATTGATtacaatctttgacatgacctacTTGGTCAGAATTAAAgaaatcaaggttatattttcataaaatgttcattacatttatgtaggatgattttatgtagaaaacaaatatgactagctgggtttttacaggcagggtcacattgaTCCAGATTAAGTACACTGACAATAATATAAAATTGTAATTCAGATGCTTTTCTTTaatcttacctcaacttagacaaattaatacatcccaatcttttttcaatgtgcgcacatcatctttgtacagcaaaaaaatataaacttgaagtaaattagtgtttaaaacaagcaaaaaatctgcttGAATAAAACTTTAAAGCTTATATCTGAAGTTTCTTTGTACATTcctgaatgtgttagcatttagcctagccccattcattcctatggctccaaacagggatgaatttagaagcagCCGAGCTATATCACGTTCCTATTAGGCGTATTGTCTCTATGGTATTTTCAGCATCATTGTAGCATCATTGAAAGGTAACCTGAAGGCCTCGTGCAGTTCATTTGTAATTGATCTCAGCGGTGGACTGTGCAGCACTGCCAGCACAGCTGATTGTGTTGACTCAATTACATTAAAGCTTCAGAAGGAAAAACAGTGGGTGGAAAAAGAGAAAGCTAGAATAAAAGCAGATGCTGCTGGGTGTAGGCCAGCAGATGCAAAATTGCAACATTAACAGAGCATAGTATGTGCAATAAAAAAAGCTTTGTGAGTAGTAATGAAGAGCTATATATAACTGGAGATGTCTGTACGTCCCGCAGGAGCTGTACGGCCACCTGGCACATGAGCTGAAAGCTCTAGCAGAGAAACATGGAGAGAGACTGCTGCACACGCCACACAATCCAATATCACTGGGTGAGAAATCATAAAATGCATCTTATGACTCATTGTGGTCTTTCCTTGGTTGTACATGTAGTCACATATAGCCTGTATCAAAAGGTCACATTACCataacaaaaatgcattttgaggATGTCTGTTTCAATAATGCGGTCTGTTTTAGTATTGGTCAGTTCTCATTTACATTTGCATCCGGTTTGCATACAGTTCTCACCACACGAGTGAAAAGTTGGAAAGTTGCATTTAGGTACAACTGTAGCACCAGCTCTACCGCTACAGGAACGCAATTAAAGCACAAATAAATGCATGTGCATTTGTATTTTGCCTTCTTTCACTTTTTTCATCACGTGCAGCATATGTCAGCAAATGTGTTGCAGTATTTTATGACCCTTTAAATGGTGTTTCTTTTTCTAGCCATGTCACTGAACAGTCTCCAGGGGCGTAGCGATAAAGCAGTCACCCAGTTGGGCTCCATGCTCTTCACCAGACAGGTGTCAGGGGCCAGGTGAGATACTATCTGCTCCTCTGCCTGTAGGAAAAAGGGGGACACgcaattatttaattaattaaataatttcgTATTTAAATTAGTCATCAACAGTATTTCTGGAATAGCCGTATCCATAAATAACTGCACTGTGTGCACCCGGGGGTAAGAATGATAATATCTTCGCAATAtccaaaaacaaaacacacaaggTCTTTTCTGCTTGTCTGTTTTACCTCTACATTTTCAGACATCTCTTACTCTTATTAAAAGTTTAATGTTGTTatcattagaacatttagaacgtaTTTGTAGATGACGTAGATATAAACTAATAATAAATTCCTTTTTTGAAACAGAAGCTAGATGCATGAATGGGCAGGGTTACAGTAAAGAAGTGTATTAATGTTTCCCTTAGGGAAAGAATCTGATATTCAGAGCCACGTATGCATCTCTATTTAATGCCattatacatacagtatgtgaagtATATCAATATCTAATATAAATATCTATTTCACATTGCCACTTTAGTGCTAGAATATATCTACAATCTTTGTCAATCAGAAAGACTGCAATTGTCTTTGTTTGGCTGATATTATTAGTATTATGTAATTGAATGTTATTGTATttataacattattattattattattgttattattattattattattgttattattattattgttattgttattattattattattattattattattgttattattgttattattattattgttattattattattattattattattattattattattataattattattgtaTAGTTAATGGAAAATCTGCGTTTAGTGGTACATCTGAGTGGCCTGAGGCTGGAATTAAGCGGATTAGTATATGATGAATATGTGCTGAGAGCATTTGGTTGATATCATTATCTCAattttgatggaggtggcgtttagcagctttggcatctgagctcctcagtCCTTGTTGTCTATTCTGAAATTAATTATAAAGATAACTACTTTTTTAGAAAGATAGAAAATTTTAATAATGCTTTCCAAAGGATTTTTTATGTAAGGAAGTTACTGAATttcaataatacatttttttttaaaatatagattTCAATATGAAGCTCATGTTATATTTTAGGCATGCTTCTTCCAACTATAGCTCTATAGCCTGTGGGTTTGTTTCCCAATTGGTGGGATGGTAATTTGTTGCGTTCAGTAATGGAGGACTGTCATGTGTTAATAGCTGTAAGAAATATATaagaaatgtgtgttttatttataatattaataagttttatttataaagcacctTTCTCAGGCTTAAGGTCATTTTGAATTCACTCAGATTTAATGCTAAAGTTTCCACAGGACACCCATCATTATAAATGCTAATGAATTATGCTAATTTGAACAATCTCTTTGTTGCAGAGTGATTCCACTTGGTGTGGAGCAGACTGTTAGTGGTCACACTTTCCAAGGATTCATGTCACATGCAAATTCTTATCCATGCCCGTACCTTAATGCAGCATCAGCCATTGGAATAACCAAAGATGACATAACATTGTGCATGAAGAGACTTGAGAAATGCCTCAAGAGCCTTAAGAAAGAAGCACCTGTAGAGATAAATGAATCTGCATCACCATGTGAAGGTTTGGATGACCAGACAGTGCCCTGAGGGTTTTCATGactgtgattttctttttttttgtcttgtaagATGATGTTATTGCAGTTATCTAATGTGTGAAATTTGatttataataatttaacaatGCTCTATTGAACATTTCAGTTTCTTTTATATTAAACCAAATGGATTTAGGTCTGAGTTTAAGCTCTTTAACTAATAATAAACGCACCCAATTCCATAAATCTGTTCTGTAATTTAGCTTTATTGCATATGACACACTACAACATCCCACATTACTAAAGGAAAAATTCACTCTAATTGGATATATGTGTCTTATGTACTTAAAAGTGTTAAGTGTTTTAATATCAGGACCTCCGATACAaagtagtattttattttttccattGTCCATCCACTGTAAAAACAGATATTCAACATCATGCATGATGCTTCACCTATTTTGTCAGACACTTTATAAAAAGGCTCTCATAGGAATTACATGGAATTATCCATGGTCATAGGTAACAATCCTTGTGGGTTTTCATGTAATATCACACCCATGGTTTACACTGGCTTTTAAGGATGTGTCCACTTTAGTGGTTAAAATAAATTCTAATAGAAACTGCAGAAATGTGCATTTCAGATAAATTCAATTTAAGACTTGTAAGATGAACTTTTGTTTTACTGGATTCAGGCTGTAGTCCCTTACTGAAATCTCAGCTTATAGAAGAGTGAAGATTTTTGCATTGTACTCAAGTGCACTGATGTAACCCATGCCTGACCCCAAATCGATATGCGTTTTACATTCATTGCCTTGTATTGACTACATCTACCTGTAGTTACATCTAATTTAATTCATTCGTGTAATGTAAGCAGTCATATCTGTGGTAGGAAAATACTTATTAAAAGCTGAATACTTCAAATGTTCAATTAAAAAGGTCACATTTACACTGTTTtcactgtttgtttttgttcTGACACTCTTCACACCTCCTTTCTGTGGCGCTGTGTAATTTTACTGTAGTTTAAATCCATTCTGTCTCTACGTTTCCCCATTATACACTGCTTACTCATATTTCATCTTTGTTCAATAAGCTTTGTCTCTTAGTAATAAACTTTCCTCTTGCCCTTTGTCTTGCAACGCTTTTTTACTACCACTCAAGCTGCACTTAGTCATTTTCTCTCTTGCTCTATCAGTCAGTGCTTATTGATGTCTTCAAGTATTTGGCTACCTGCCGATACTGACCATGAAGTAAACATGTATGGTTGTTTAATTTAGTCTTTTTTATGAATCTGCATGCTTACAACTGGTGGCAATATCAGAAGCTTGACCgagctgtccatggtgctgaatcTCTTCTTGCCCAGAATTCTCTAAAATAatgcaaatattatttttcaATCTGGTGCTGCCgctgaataaaataataatagagAGTCTGAACAGAGAGTTAAAGAAATTTTAATGGGAGTTGCATTTGTTTAATGAAACTATAATGGCTCTCTGTGAGGTCTTTACTGGTAATGTGTTGGCTTCTTTTGGTGGTACGTTATCTGTGGGATGGGAAGCAACACCATAAAAGCTATTGGAATAAGACCAAACATACATACAATACTGTAGTATAGCTTAGTAATTACTATGGTAAATTGTAGTATATTGCAGTATAGTAATCACTTTGTaacactgggttatttttaacccatccagctgttgggttaaataatCAACAcggaaaatgtttatatttgacccaacaatgttttaaaacaacccagcatttttttggaAGAAGCGATTGACTTATTttcccgtggtgacgtatatccgagtgaaaaGGTTTCTAAGATGAAAAAGGACTTGTATggacttgaattcgtccatCGAGAGTTTATTGGATCATTGGAAGTTAATTGTGTTGTTAATTGCTAATCCCTGCACTTTTTTTCCTGGACCCGCACACcttatgaccggaagtaagaGAGATCGTTTCGAGTAGGGGATGAGATTGAGTTTTTGatgaaagattatgagggcacattattttttataaaataatgaagctcatagataagtcatttgtacatttgtaaaaaaaaaaatccacaatgttccaaaaacattaaacactttCTGTTCAATTTCATTGTGAGTTTAAATCCCTACTGAAAATCCAGGTAATACcatgagctggttttagctggtctcccagcttggttttagctggtctagctgtgttttggtcactttttaagctggtcaggctggaagaccagctgacccgcCAGCTTTGTCAGGCTGGGAGgaacagctaaaaccagctactgTCACCttaaaccagtggttttcaaactgggggccgcgagatggtcccagttttatgacattttacgaaatacattaatttatcatgaattctgtgtaattaaacctaaaaaataaggctactaaccaaatcactactttttgtataatttaatgttttttttattaaaatgtatttagaacagttttttgtcacacattttctttggggggccgcgaaggaatgcattgtacacaagggggccacaggctgaaaaagtttgggaacgactgccttaaaccagctaaaaccggCTATCAGTTTATGCTGGATTTTCAGCAGGGTTACCCAACGGGTTGGGGTtgttcctttttgacccaatgaaCAGTGAATTGATaaaaactgtagtaaatatTGTGGTATACTTTAATAACAATGTACTCAAGCATGCTATATAAAAATGCTTCGTGATGAAAACCATCAAAATTTGTATTGGTCGATGATAAAATATTGCGTAATATTCACAACTTCATCAGTTGATCCACAGAGGCTGTTCAACCACGATTGGCCGATATTGGGCGccgtaataaataaataaatagcgaGGAGAGACTGCAGACGATCTGCTGATGTCAGGCGCTTCAGTGGTGCATTTAATGCTGCAGGGTGGATCAGGTCTTCTTCATCTCTATTCACACATGCGAACCTGACGACCAAGATGCGGACTATCGTCAGACAATGCGTGTTTATATCGACGGTATTACTGTATATGATTCCGTCGGCCAACACCGGAAAAAGGGTTTTTAAATGTCCGTCCTCGTGGAGCTGCTCAAAGGAGTCCATCATATGCGTCGGTTCTTCTAACGTCCCGAAATTAATCCCCAACGATGTCAGCTCACTGTAAGTCTACATATTTACATTCACCATTATGGTTTCTCTACAGGTTTGATTCcgttacactcttaaaaataaagaggCTAAAATGGTTCTTTGCATCGGTATAGGAACCATTTTTGGGTTCTTTAAAAAGCTTTCAGTCAAAGGCTCATAACAGAACAATTTCTGTCCTCACATAGTATGTTGAACATTTATCCACTAAACATAACCTTCTAAATGTGATTATGTTATGTTAAACCATACAGCCGGACAAAGAACCTCATAGGAACCTTAAATTTTTAAGAGTGTGATAGTTTATCCCCTCATGataaaaatatgaatactttAGTATTTATTGTAGTAAGCTATAGATATAAAGTGTGTTGTTGTAACCTAAGTAACAAAGTCTAGTATTTGctataatatactacagtatactacaatttacttcagtttactatagtaaatactaaattATACTGTACATCTACAGAGCTTTAATTTGCAGAAATGACTGTCATGTTATTGCATTGTCAGGGCTGATAAACCTCATTTTGCTATTATAATATAtaacccaaatgctgggttgttttaacccaactgctatGTTATTGTAAGAGTTGCATAACAATAATCCAACAttaggtcatttttaacccagcatatgtataatattatcccattatgggttaaaaataacccagccatttttagtgtgttgtgacGCACTGCTTTGGATGAAGTATGacgaatgaataaatgtaaggCATGGGTTTTCTGATGGGTTCAAGCTTGCATTGATTGACATTTGCTTTTGCAGGAGTATTGTGAATGGGACCTTCTCCGAGATCAAGGAGGCGATGTTCACGCATTTGCCATCCTTACAGTTACTGTAAGTAAAGCCCTTCTGCGTAAGATGATGTTGAGAGTGTGTATGATGTGCACTTAAATGCCTCCATATTGATCCACTTTGGAAACGGGCACTTCCTATGAAGCATCACAAACTTTCAGCGTGCGACTGTGAAAACCTCTTAACATCCATCAGGTTTAGTCAGTTGATCCATTAATGGACTAATTAGTTTTAGGGGAAAACAGACTA belongs to Paramisgurnus dabryanus chromosome 2, PD_genome_1.1, whole genome shotgun sequence and includes:
- the sepsecs gene encoding O-phosphoseryl-tRNA(Sec) selenium transferase, yielding MNSENFSLSEKIVSSSYVRQGLQARRGHEQLIRVLLEQGKCPEEGWHESTIELFLNELAVMDSNNFLGNCGVGEREGRVSSSLVARRHFRLIHGIGRSGDIAAIQPKAAGSSLLNKITNSVVLDVLKFTGVRSASSCFVCPMATGMSLTLCFLTLRHRRPEARYILWPRIDQKSCFKSMVTAGFEPVVIENILEGDELRTNLQELERKIEELGAKNILCVHSTTSCFAPRVPDRLEELAVLCAKHDIPHIVNNAYGVQSSKCMHLIQQGARVGRIDAFVQSLDKNFMVPVGGAIIAGFDEAFIKEISQMYPGRASASPSLDVLITLLSLGASGYKKLLSERKELYGHLAHELKALAEKHGERLLHTPHNPISLAMSLNSLQGRSDKAVTQLGSMLFTRQVSGARVIPLGVEQTVSGHTFQGFMSHANSYPCPYLNAASAIGITKDDITLCMKRLEKCLKSLKKEAPVEINESASPCEGLDDQTVP